From the genome of Medicago truncatula cultivar Jemalong A17 chromosome 2, MtrunA17r5.0-ANR, whole genome shotgun sequence:
TCAAGAGCTGCTCTCTCCTCCAAAAACTTTTCCTTCAATTCATCATGTTCTCTCTGGAGATTAGGTGGTAAAAATTATAAGAGCAATTGACAAATTCAATATTACAagtgttaaaaaatattttacgttaggttaaaataaatgaattaataaaatgaaataatggaATATCTTTCCTCAGTCCAGCATAGATTTTCAAATGTATATATTAAAGTTCATATCTACGTAGTCATAATTAAGGTGATATATTATATTCATATGATAAATGGTACACATCAAgcataaattattcaataaagcataaaaaaaaacacacaaaaatcttaaaaaataaaataaaatttagaagcataacaataacaatgaaaCTTAGGGAATATACCTGAATCACTCTGAGAAAATCAACACGTTTCTTAGGATTGGGGGACAGAGATAGATACCCCATAACCCTAGAGAACTGCCCAGCCAAGTCTTGAATCCTGTTCTGCACTCAAATTCAACCAggaaaaaatttaattgataaataatatCTCAAACCAACCTTTAAGACGTAAACCCTAAATTATAGATAACAATAAAGCATAacgttacaaaaaaaaattgaaagagaaaaaaaaaggtctaTAAATGAAgcgaaaatgaaagaaaaaaaaaatcaaactatgtCACTAAAGATAAAGAAGAGACATTCAAACCTTGAAATATTCACCAAGGTCAACACGAGCACCACCATCTTGAACTggtaagaaaaacaaaaaatcaaaatacaatcaagaaaaacatgaaaaataagaGGTTAGGGAAACATAAAGAAATTGTTTAGAGAGAGGGAAGAAGAACATTCGAACCAGAGGGATATTCCAATGAAGGCATTTGGTTATTGTTGTCGTTGGCCATTGTTGAGGGAAAGGAAACAAGAGAACAAAGGAACACAAGAATTAAACAAAGTGGGGAGAGATGATTTTGAAGCTTAAGTGTCACCCtccttttaaacacaaaaaaggGTGGTTCTCTCCCaccttttccttttaatttaatttaatgcattagtttcttttttgacaaatttaatgCGTAAGTATTatattactccatccgtccctaattataagacccttttgctaaaatcacgggaattaagaaagcggatatttgtattaaagttgtttgtaatcactattgtttttacaattttatccttaagagagagagttagtttatgttttccatatactacttattgctgattgaagaaaaaaatgtataataaatagggacatgtatgtaaagaaataattaatgtagttggaaataacaaagggatcttataaaaagggacaaaaaaaattctcaaaagggtcttataattagggacggagggagtagtttggtgtaccgtagaatttatcatattgtattattttagtttgactaagttaatattatattattattattgtaacaaaaagtattatattattattagtgtttactgattttttttattaaaaaatataaaaagtattttattatcattattagcGTTTactgatttttattaaaaaatataaaaagtattttattattattattattagcgtTTACtgctttttttattaaacaatttatttcagtcaaaaaaatatagactattacttttcccaacCTATGTCATACTCACGCACCTTGCAAAAATGACAAACATGCCCTCCGGATTACATTATACGGAAAAAACCCAAATAATATCCGAATTACGTAATCCGGACAAATTCGAAGTATAAAAGGAAGTTCACCCCCCATTTTAACAGTTTcactttttattctctctctctctctctctctctctctctctcccttatCCCAAAATCCGAATTGTACGAATCAGTCTAAATTTGGAGTTTTCTTGCTCAAAATCACCGCATTTCAAGCCTTATCAAACATCCAATTGAAGGTTGGTTCGAAATCCTTATGCTTGCAAGTTAATTTGggcgtttttttttcttgggtACTGAAGCTGTCCGGATTTTGTTTTCCAGAATAGGTTGTTGCAATTCGGAAAATGAAATTTGGACAAATcggtgtgtattttttttccttttttttgtgCTGTGTTGTGCCCTAAAGTTGATTCCTTTTGTGTTATGCATGTGACAGGTATGGATGATGATGTGCATCAGCATGTTACATGTCACGCATCTGTTAGGAGAGAGCGGAAAGAGCGTTGTCTCGCACAGAGGATGGCTCGAGAGGCAAAGGCTGGAAATGCAAATTACAATGACAGCTAAACGACAACAATTTCCATGTCTTCGTTTAGAACCGCAACTAGATTTGGTCTGAACTCGCATGCACGCAAATGCAACTATTTGTGGCTTCTCAACTTTCACTTCCAAAGTGCATGGAGACGCGATAAAGTGCATTTAAACATTGTTTTGTAGATGGAAGCTAAATTTATTGAGACAGTTAAACGATGATGATTAGTAGGTTCGTATTACATAGACAAAAAATACACTTGCACTCAACATCAAATGAACACACCTCTTAATCACCTTTGTCAAGAAGACTTCCAATACAAAGTTTTTGTAAAAATCAAACTTTGATACTATTGGGGGTTCTGGAAAATCATCACGTTGAAATTTAAGCAACTACATAGGTAAAACTAGAcaccacattttattttttggtgcaaTTGGACACCACATCTTAGTCCAAAACATTAGAGCATTAGGTGTATGGGCCACATCACTTATATACCGGTCAACAAGATCTTTTCCATTAAATGTGAGACTCTTACTCACATTTAATATACCAACAATCTCTCCTTCAAGTGAGTCCTTTCATTAATTTGGTATTTCTCTCCCTCaagtagaaaatatttcatcCACATACACTTGCACAACTATATATTGATACTCAACATCAACGAGACAAGCCTTCTAACCATCTCTAACCAGAATAGTTACGATACAAAGAGTTGTTGAACAAGACTCTGATTCCATTGTTGAGTAGTGAAAGGGCAAGGGAAATCATCAAATTGAACTTTGAACAATCACGCAAGTGCAATTCGAATCTCAAATTCGACTACGAACAATCTTTAAAACATTTATGAGTCTCTTCATTTATGTGTTCAACATCTAATTTTCCATTCAATATGATACCTCTACTCACAATTGATATTCCATAAATTTGCAATTAAAACATATTACAAAACACTAAACACACAATCCGAACatgtttcaattaaaaaaaacttgttgaaatgaattggaAGTCAGATTTTACCAATAAATATTGATATTATTGGGGGCagaatattgtcaaaaaataagtATCCAGGACAAACCTATAATTCATAGCAATAAATCAATACATCCCCATCTATAACCACATTTCTCCAAAATACTAACCAAAATAGGAGAATGGGCATTATATAAAATACAAACATATAAAGACAACATCacaatgaatgaaattaatTCTTCATCATGCAACTTGGGACCCAAAAACATCCATCTTTTATTGTTGCTTGCACTTTGCTTCTCTTTGACCCTTGCCAAgctgaaaaaatatataaatacataaataaaataaaaaatgcaatgtCGAGCgacatagaaaataaaaaaaatataaaaactatgtGATTAGTGCGCAGTTTCTAACAGACTTCTATCTGTCGAAATTCATACAAATCTCACCAAATTTGATGGAAGTGAAATCCACATAATTTGGTGGGACTTGTGATTTCAACCGATAGAAGAATATTGTCATCGCTCTTTGTAAAGACAATGTTAACTAAAGGAGTCAAGCAAACAACTTCAGCAAAAGTTAAAATATCTTACCTTAATTGTTGAGGATTGGAACAGCAATCTGAAGGAAATTAACACAAGGACATGCAAAAAACAAATGTATCAGTTCtagttcaaaattcaaatttaaaacaaacaaaaaaattgaataaatatttCAGCAATTCAAATCATCAAGATTATACCCTCTTTTTTGGATTGTTGACATCTTCAttgtcatcttcttcatcatcatccaagCCATAGTTGTCATCTTCCTCCTCCTTTTCCACCTCCACCTCTTCCTCGTCATCCTCctcatcctcatcatcatcatcatcatctaaaTCTCCAGACTCTCCATCGGAAGCCTCCCCGGTATACCATGATACAGCATTGGGAATGATTTTGTCTCTTATGGTGGACCTAAACAAGCATCAATATTCATTAAAGTACATAATCAAAGTTGCAAAAACCAAAAGGGTATCATGAGTCAACAATTATGTTAAAACATCATAGTATTTAGCTTACCCAATGTCATAGTCATGTTCCATCTCATTCTGAAGTTCTTCATcctgtttaaaaaataaaataaatttattcaagaaaaatagtatttcatatttatctatATCAACGAGTTTTTATAGATAGTCTTTCATACCGCTTCTTCATCAACACCCATGCCATCTTTGGGAATCTCTAGCGAgttgaaaaaattgaagaaactaTCAAATTTTTCAGTTTCGATAGTTTGTTTTGCAGTGTTTGGATCTTTCTTCTCGGTCAATGATTTGCCCGGAAGCCATTCAATTTCGGTCCTGTTAAAAAATGCAGCAAGCAAACCTTACTCGTGATCCTAAACAATTGCAAAATAGATCGCTAATCGCATAATAGCATCAGGTTAAAAGAACCAACTTACCCAATAGCCTTCTCCATTATAAACTCGTCTTCATCGACCATATGATAAGTTTTGGTCAGGATCGTGTTTGAAAAATACGGATTTGAATCAAAAAAGAACTCAAGTTTGAATCCTTGCGGTTCTGTGGTCCTGGTATACTTGATGTCTTTGAGATACTTCAAAGCATCTTCATCACGCTCTGTGATCTAATTCATAAAGAAGCAGTGAAAAGATcgtaaacaaaatataattttatggCTATAAAACCTCATCAGCTAACGattgaaaaatttattcaattaccTCATCAGCTATCTCGTCATTATTTTGCAAAGCAACGAGCCAAAAATAAGGCACTCCCTTCACTACATAATTCACAAGTAAATTTTTAAAGTGgagaatcaaaataataaaagtgaGGTAAATTTCTAGTTAATATACCTTCAGGCTCATCTATATCAGCCCCTTCCACTTCAGCAAGACCATTCACAATTTCATAGCgctgcattcattcataaatagGTTTTGGTGATCAATATATTAAACGTGAATAATCGAACAATCAATGGCAAGAATCCGATCAAGATACCTTTGTGTACAATGGTTGATACAATAATTGGTATTTGGCTTCAAGAGCTGCTCTCTCCTCAAAAAACTTTGCCTTCAAATCATCATGTTCTTTCTGTAAAGTCACAAAACAAGTTCAGAAGCTACTAGGAAACTCGaattcataacaacaatttaCAGATTCATTTCTTTAAAAGCAAAAATAGGTTAATGATGGACGGTTAGGTTCAAactatgaaagaaagaaaagaaaaaaaaagcaaataacCCTAAAATGATCTCAATAGTTAGGGTATACCTGGATCTCTTTCAGAACCTCAAGACGCTTCTCCACAATGGGGGATGCAAATAGATACTGAAGAGCTTTATAGCGTTGTTGAGTTAAGGCCTGAATCATTCTCaattcctacaaaaaatattgACATTCAGAATCAagaatcaattaaaatataaaagaacaCAATAAACCATTCAACAACCGAAAACACGAGGCAACAAATTCGAGTAAGAAAAATTTGAGTAACTAAAGAAGAGACATTCAAACCTCAAGAATATCAACATGGTCAGCTCTACTCCCTTCATTGGTAAATTCATTGAGTAATGctgagaaacaaaaaacaaaaatttagtcTGGAAAACAttgcataataaaaaaattaataaaaacatgAGACAGAGATATTGTGGAAATATAGAGAGAAATATTCTTACAAAATTTGAAACCTCCCATTGGGAAAACattgttgtcgtcgttggtcATTgttgagaaaatgaagaaaggaaCAAGGAAACAAGAAGCAATGAACAAGAGAAAGTGGGGAAGAGGGTTTTGAAGTAAGTGGCTGTCTCTGATCCTCTTTGTGCCACCCtccttttaaacaaaaaaaaaaggttgtttTCTCCctcctttttccttttttaatttaaaattaattattttctattatattcTTTTTGAGGAATGTAAtagaaaaaattgagttttgcCTTTCTTTTCTAAAGTAAAAATTGAGTTTTACCTTTGTAGGTACACATAATTCAATGTCCGATTTATACCAGTTACACCTCTAATTAGACACATAATATATAGTCGGGATTCATTGAAATTATGTgtcttttttttgtggtggtcgggatttgaacactgatcttacatattttatgcattattccaaccaactgagttaaactcacgaggacacctctaatcataataattaaattacacCTCTAATAACTTTGTATAGAATATGGATCTTACAAATCGAGCCTTTCAACATGTTGTATTATCTTGATaactatacatttttttttttaataatcttgATAACTAtatataaacttttaaaataattaaattcgAATAATGACAAACAAAAGTGatatcaaatacaaaaaaaaaaaaaaaaaaaaatcccaatttttataataatatgttCCCCTAAGTCTATAAATATTGTGTTTAAGATAATAGGTTTtaccattcaaaaaaaattaatggtgcAATATGTTTTCTGTTTGTCTTCTATTCTTCTATAATTCATCATAAATACTTTTTCATCCACTAATAATATTGTGGAGCTTGATCTCCTAACTccgaattttaatatttttttggctaaatttcctatttaaaaaataatatattagttAAGAGAATTAACTTTATACTTTCTAGAAATCAATAAAACTTATGTCCTTTTATCACATTGTGTTTATGGTAGAttctttatcttcttaatctttttttttttatttctttttaaaaccatacgatattatctttaatttatttccctaaaataaaaatctttaatttattaaagttaTTACTATATTTACAAAATAACATCCGATAATTTGGTGAATAaggtaaaaaattgaaaacacataccactttttaatataatttttttaatttttttatagtaaacTATTCAAAGTACGAATAATTAATggcattcaaaataaaatcggATACTGAACTTAAATAATTTccagtttttatatttttctttagacGTTGCAGTTGCctatttaaatgataaaatagtttaacaATTTAACACTATTACTTTTTAGTATTGtccttttattcatattttgtcAGGTGGTAGCTGGCCTTTTCATCTAATctgattaaaaattaaaaaacgatAGTCctcaaaagattttttttttttatcgattcTAGAAGAATTATTTAGGaaagaacaaattaaatttctaatttcataaaaacaaaagatatcctaaaaataaaaaataatatgaaaaagaataaaaatacatGGATTGTCCCCGTatgactacttgacaaaaagaATACAAAACATGGACCTGTCTGTCTTATATATGTACCCCccaaaaattgtttctttttttagggaaacaaaatatgtttatagATAAATCCactaattttataattaataacttgttaattatttttcctcttttttttttttgaaaaagtcaaaagataatataacaacaaacaaaatcacAACACAAGAAGTGTTTGAAACTCTGATGTTTGACCCTTGTCTTGTACCGTTAGCTCTCTGAAAGAATAAAAGAGTGTGTAagatctatatttatagtacATCATTACTTAGAGGTTAAGAGTAAAACTAGGAGTTGTGCACTAAAATTACCTTACAAACCAAGCAATCACCACTCCATGGCCGTGCTCATGCGTATGGGACATGAAGTGAGGCACAAGAGCGCATGGCATGAGCGCTGGTGCGCTTTTGACATCCCCTCCTGTGCGAATTATGTAGTTTTTGTCCCTTTTTTGAGCGTTCTTCCGTCTTGCAATGTCTTagaacttgaaatgaattttcttcactttttgtTGTCTTCAAATAACTCCTAAGAACCATTGATTTCAATCTTCATGTCCTCGATCCTTCACGTGATGTCTTGTTTTGCCGATTTACACGATTTCTCactaaaaagactcaaaacaccTATGAGAGTTGCATTATTTACGATAAAACACCTATGAGAGTTGCATTATTTACGATAAAACTAAATTACAATCAATcgaatgaaaacaatacaaaaatttCCTCAACCCATTGACAACTCCTCTAAATGACttctaattttccttcaaaagtaaagaaaatagcTAAAAACTTAGTCTAAGTTCCCCAAACTTAAATCGTTGCTTGTTCTCAAGCAATAAAATAGCTAGAAGTTATAATTTAcatgaatttaaaaattggAGCATACCTTTTCGGATATCGTGCTTAGATTGTTTGTCTTCCCACTCCAAAACTTAACTAGCTTACCACTTCCACGCAAGTGGAACAAACTTAGAAAAGATACTCTTACTTTCAACTATTCCCAATTCCAAGATACACGTATGTACCTCCTAAAGTCAGTGGGGTTGATCAATACATTTACCACACTTCGTTCGTAGGACTCTCAATACAGGTTATAGAATTATACAAACGTGGGACCTTCAAGGAAGAAGCTTGGGGATGAAGTTTGATAAGTCACCAATGATTGCTAGTACGAGGAAGGAAAATATGTTGACTCTCAATAGATGAGGCAGAAATCTGCATAAGAGAAATTACCAAAGGGCATAATTTGGATAGAGGCTAGACTTGTActataaaaggaaaatgttaattttgtacCAAGGGTTCGAAAATTGTCTTCTAATTTGAGCAGGAGTTTTCAGTTAGGGTTAGTTAGCAGCCAGTATAGTTCTCTCACCATCTCATCCATTCCATTGATGATCATGAGTGCTAGTTCCTAAAGAATTAGAGTCTTAGGATCATTTTGAGTGACTAAAGCAAATTGTTCACTCCCCTCCTTCACAAATTGTAATTTTCCATTGTTAACTCCAAATTCTTCTACTAATAATTGCTATTatgttcttcaaaaaatattgcCATTATGTTTTCATGCATCTTTTCTCTATCTTATATTGTTGTGTTTGAGTTCATCATGAGATATGAGATTCGGGGACGAGATTTGAGAAATTTGACGCCATAAAGGAAAAGGTAGGGGATGCTCTAATTGAGGGCGAAGTGCTCTGCCACCGTTGAAGCAATAAGTGACAACACTTTCAGAGGCTTGGAACAATAAACTTCTCTTTCCAAACTTAGCAAGCGAAAATCTTCTCATGGCTCGAAGAAGGAATGAGGGCGATTTGAATGGAAAAATGAAACTAGTTATGTCCAACTCAAACGACCCACTAGCGTATGAAAACACTAACAaactagagaaaaaaaaaatcttaaaagttgCTCACAAATAGGGGTGGGAATGAGCCGGGCCGAACCgaactttgataaaaaaaagtaaatatatttagggttaataaaataaatggtccatataaatatttagaatttcatttttagcctctacaaaataaaatcatacattttagtccttgtaaaaaaaaatcgacgACATTTTCGATCCCTAAAATGCTAAAGGAAAATATCACAcagactaaaaagtgtgattttttttatagggactaaaaataaaattctgaatgTTTATAGAGATCTTTTACGTAATTAACCCTTTTTATACacaaacattaatttattttttatgaccaACGGTTGAATcacgataaaaatattttttcttcaccttttttcatttttttcgtGACAACACTTTCAGAGGCTTGGAACAATGAACTTCTTTGGCCAAACTTAGCGAGCGACAATCTTCTCATGGATCAAATAAGGAATGAGGGCGATTAGAATGGAAGAAAGAAACCAGTTATGACTACACCAACCCAAACGACCCACTAATGTATGAAAACACTAACaaactagaagaaaaaaaaatcttaaaagttgCTCACATTGAAACATTTTGTTTGAACAAGAAGAGTTTTGTACAATTCCTttaaagttttgatgataacaaagtattgaagaacaattggtcaaactaatatttgttcaagtgtgtaGGATCATAAAATATATCTATCAAGTATTGAACAAGTATGAAAGCATCAGAAGCACAAGAAAAGCTCAAAGACATTGGTAGAAGATCTGAAGAAATGTCAATCAGAAGTCAACACATTAGATCAGAAGAAAAGAACACCTCTTCAGAAGCTGAAGAGAGCACCATACTCAAAAGTACTAGCAGGATATAGAAGACCCCATCAGACTCGGAAGACCTTCATACTGCAAAAGCATTTGAAGGACCCAGACTCCATGTCAGCTTTGTCGTCTTCTGTAGCTATCCACATCAAATGatttgagcatagttttgtctTCATCTGACCACGTGTAGAAACAAGACAAAGGATACTTCCTGTTTCAGCAAAGGGTTTTCAAATGACTATCCGACATAATTATTCATATCGTCAATGGTTCAACGTCCTTGATATGAAGCTTCTCAACAACTCTTTATGCGCTGGCACTCTTCTCCAACGTCTCTCAAATCCATGTCTATATAAGGAGCTGAAGACCATGAAGAAGATTAACAATGCTAATACTCTGCTATTTTAACTGTGTCATTACTCTATCAAATTAAATAGCGCATAAACACTTAAGATTTTCATTTTGCTTGTTGTATCTTAGAAATCCTAGGAGTTTAAAAGAGTTTGTTCACTTTGTTCAGTCTACACGATAAATTGTTAAATTAGGTATAGGAACAAGTTTGTTTATATTTGCTTTAAACAAACAGAAGTATCTTGCCTTTTAAGCTTGAGCGTATAAGCCTCTTGGTGAAACCTTGAGCACTAAAGTCTCAATCTGTTGTGATTGAGCACCAGAAGTCTTAATCAGTCGTGATTAAGTAATATAAGTCTCTAAGTGAAACCCAGAGCAACATAAGTCTCTTAGGGGAGCCCTTTGAGCAAAAGATGTCTCTcgcctgtgtgcttgagcaaaggaagtctCTTAAAGTTGTCCTTGAGCATTGAAAGTCTCTTGGTAGTGACTTTGAGCAAAGAAGTCTCTTGAAAGTGTGATTGAGGATCAGAAGTCTCTTAAAAGAGTccttgagcaattgtaatcaagagtgattatagtgaaattcCTTGGAAGCGcaaggggactggactactcctGTGTTGTGGGAGGAACCAATATAAAATTTCTTATgtctattctctctctctctctctctctctctctctctctctatctctctgtTTTTATCTTTGTGTTATGTATTTCCACTGTATCAGAATTTGCACCCATAAGATTTTTAACCGTCGTAACACttagaaaaagaaaaccaataaaatcaacacaattcaaccttcctttcttgtgtttttctcatcttCACGTTTTATCATGACTAAAgggaataaattaaaatgattagGGTTATGAGTTTGACTCTATAACAAACAAATGTGGTGTgtagtttttatttaaagactttctctattactttttttttttttataaggcaagGGCACACTGAAATAGAAAAGAAATGGAAGACACTCCAACGGAGTTGCGATGTCTTACAAATTTTAGTCCTTGTCAggtgctcatatatattattaaaaaaaggaaaaagaaatacaaataaAACTGGGGGGACATAAACCTAACCCAGTAATCCACACATAAGTGTAGGTCGACCCAAGcaggaaatacaaaaaaattaaacaacacaaGTGATAAGTCTGCTTCTAATTAATCCTAAAACTAATCAAAGGTCATAAGTGTGGTGATTGGACCGTCCGTCAACATGAAATCAGGTCCATGTACCATCAACTCCCTGCATATCACACAAAGCTAAAACGCTCTTTCGAGCCCCACAGTCCAAGTCAAATAGGGAATGGCGATTTCCAATGGTGCTAGAACTCGATTCAATTGCCAACACAGTAACAAGTTCGTACACCTACAGTTCACTGTTACCACAACAGTAAATTTTGAGAGTGGCGAGTGAATtcgaccgccaacacggtaattAGCGAATCCACACGCACCAACAATTTACTGCAATCATTTAGAGCAAATTAACAGTCATTTCTGGCCCAACAGGCATGACATGGCTACCCACAGGAAAGGCAACAACACTGTCTTTTTGAATACGTACAAACAGAACCACTAGTGTGATGGAGGCAACCCAAACGCCTTGAAATCTGTAGATCTCAACAGATCTGGAAGAATCATATATCAAAGGCAAGAAACAACCACCAACACAGTGTCGCTGACATCAACCTCTTACGAACAGAGGAGTTTACAAACCAGAACAACGCCAACCCTTTTTGAGATCCAAAAAGTACCCAAAGCTTGCCGTGACGGAGAAAGGCCGACGACATCTTCGACAGCCCCCAGAGGGGAATTGGTGGTCAGAAAAACAACGGAAAGAGACCACCTCGGCACAATCGACGATGGTTGGACGACCCAAACGAGTTAACAGCCCTAAAAGGGTGTTAAACGGCATTGCGGCAGTAAAGGGCTAGTGCACCGCCGCCATCGAAGCTACTTCGAAACGACGACCTCTCTATTACTTAAATTAAACAGaccttatatttttttctctcactaaTATCTATAATGTAAATAgctatatgtatatattttttttaataactatactatatgtatatataatttgataaaaagtaattatatttagggttttttagggttaattaagtcaatggtcactaaaattttatttttagtctctacaaaataaaagcatacattttagtccttgtaaaatttaacgtcatcatttttaatatttttaaaattttggattaaataggtttttagtccctataaatatgtcaactattcgttttagtccctctgaaattttccttcaacttttagtccctataaaattttcaatcttcacgtttggtccctcttttaaagtaatactcatatgtagaatacatattttttaataaaat
Proteins encoded in this window:
- the LOC11438772 gene encoding nucleosome assembly protein 1;2; this translates as MTNDDNNVFPMGALLNEFTNEGSRADHVDILEELRMIQALTQQRYKALQYLFASPIVEKRLEVLKEIQKEHDDLKAKFFEERAALEAKYQLLYQPLYTKRYEIVNGLAEVEGADIDEPEVKGVPYFWLVALQNNDEIADEITERDEDALKYLKDIKYTRTTEPQGFKLEFFFDSNPYFSNTILTKTYHMVDEDEFIMEKAIGTEIEWLPGKSLTEKKDPNTAKQTIETEKFDSFFNFFNSLEIPKDGMGVDEEADEELQNEMEHDYDIGSTIRDKIIPNAVSWYTGEASDGESGDLDDDDDDEDEEDDEEEVEVEKEEEDDNYGLDDDEEDDNEDVNNPKKRIAVPILNN